One segment of Campylobacter hominis ATCC BAA-381 DNA contains the following:
- a CDS encoding cytochrome ubiquinol oxidase subunit I yields the protein MTELASVDWSRAQFALTALYHFLFVPLTLGLSFIIAFMETIYVKSKNEEWKKITKFWLKLFAVNFAIGVATGLIMEFEFGTNWANYSWFVGDIFGAPLAIEGLFAFFLEATFFAVMFFGWDKVSKKFHLFSTWCVAIGSNLSAFWILVANGWMQNPVGTAFNPDTARNEMVDFTQIALSPTAISKFLHTVGGGYITSALFVLGISAYFILKNKNFQMAKKSFIVAASFGLLSSLFVLFSGDESAYQVAQKQPMKLATMEGLYNGEVNSAIVTVGILNPKKEIDNNEDPFLFQIEAPYLLGLMATRGINNFTPGINDLINGNETHKIPSMQSRIDSGKKAIKALDEYKIAKENGDTNSAKKYREILQSNMQNFGYGYLNNPKDAIAPVGLTFYSFRVMAALGIYFIGLFFVVMFLSMANKIENFRKILWCCVFSIPLGWIACELGWIVAEVGRQPWAIQDIMPVGVAATNLSSANIKISFFLFAVLFTTLFIAEIKIMLKQIKLGF from the coding sequence ATGACAGAACTTGCGTCGGTTGATTGGTCAAGGGCTCAGTTTGCACTTACCGCTTTATACCACTTTTTGTTTGTGCCTTTGACTTTAGGGCTTTCATTTATAATAGCATTTATGGAAACGATTTACGTAAAAAGTAAAAACGAAGAGTGGAAAAAAATAACTAAATTTTGGCTCAAACTTTTTGCTGTAAATTTCGCTATCGGCGTTGCTACAGGCCTTATAATGGAATTTGAGTTTGGAACTAATTGGGCAAATTACAGTTGGTTTGTAGGAGATATTTTCGGCGCGCCACTTGCGATAGAAGGACTTTTCGCATTTTTCCTGGAAGCTACATTTTTTGCCGTAATGTTTTTCGGATGGGATAAAGTAAGTAAAAAATTTCATCTATTTTCTACATGGTGCGTTGCTATCGGATCAAATTTAAGTGCGTTTTGGATACTTGTGGCAAACGGCTGGATGCAAAATCCGGTAGGAACGGCGTTTAATCCGGATACTGCAAGAAATGAAATGGTGGATTTTACCCAAATAGCTCTTTCTCCGACAGCAATCAGCAAATTTTTACACACGGTTGGCGGTGGATACATTACCTCAGCACTTTTTGTTCTTGGAATAAGTGCTTATTTTATACTTAAAAACAAAAATTTCCAAATGGCTAAAAAAAGTTTTATAGTTGCTGCGAGCTTTGGGCTTTTAAGCTCTTTATTCGTTTTATTCAGCGGAGACGAAAGCGCATATCAAGTAGCCCAAAAGCAACCTATGAAACTGGCTACCATGGAAGGACTTTATAATGGAGAAGTAAATAGCGCGATTGTAACCGTAGGAATTTTAAATCCTAAAAAAGAAATAGACAATAATGAAGATCCGTTTTTATTTCAAATAGAAGCACCGTATCTTTTGGGACTTATGGCAACAAGAGGAATAAATAATTTTACTCCTGGAATCAACGATTTGATAAACGGAAATGAAACTCATAAAATTCCATCTATGCAAAGCAGAATCGATAGCGGAAAAAAAGCTATAAAAGCTCTTGATGAGTATAAAATTGCAAAAGAAAACGGTGATACGAATTCGGCTAAAAAATATAGAGAAATTTTGCAAAGTAATATGCAAAATTTCGGCTACGGTTATTTAAATAATCCAAAAGATGCCATAGCTCCTGTCGGGCTTACATTTTACAGTTTTAGAGTTATGGCGGCTCTTGGAATATATTTTATAGGACTTTTTTTTGTGGTAATGTTTTTGAGTATGGCAAACAAAATCGAGAATTTCAGGAAAATTCTTTGGTGTTGCGTATTTAGTATTCCGCTTGGATGGATTGCTTGCGAGCTTGGATGGATTGTGGCCGAAGTCGGACGCCAGCCATGGGCTATACAAGATATTATGCCGGTTGGCGTAGCAGCTACGAATTTATCTTCCGCAAATATCAAAATTTCATTTTTCCTTTTTGCAGTGCTGTTTACGACTCTATTTATAGCCGAAATCAAAATAATGTTAAAGCAAATTAAGTTAGGATTTTAA